From a single Mycolicibacterium moriokaense genomic region:
- a CDS encoding acyl-CoA dehydrogenase family protein: protein MGFDITPTAAQHDLARRTHEFAENVVRPVAAEYDQRQEFPWPVLEEAATQGFYSPLFYRDLIGDPTGLSLPMFMEELFWGCAGIGLAVVMPALALSAIGQAASPEQMLQWAPECFGTPGDLKLAALAISEPEGGSDVRNLRTTARRDGSGPDADWIINGHKMWIGNGGIANVHVVNAVVDQELGHKGQALFIVPGGTPGLELVRKLDKLGCRASHTAELKFNDVRVPAANLLGGQERLEHKLAKAREAIEGGTRSGSATLGTFEQTRPMVAAQALGIARAALEYATDYANRREAFGAPIIDNQGIAFPLADLATAIDAARLLTWRASWMAASGIRFERGEGSMSKLAASEVAVRTTERAIQTMGGWGYVKDHPVEKWYRDAKLYTIFEGTSEIQRIVISNALGAAAGKPPLHVDLEPTGGPFNRMFGRGTPARTQAGSAALAMKDRIPAPIMRLAMKVLQPPRK from the coding sequence ATGGGCTTCGACATCACCCCGACCGCGGCGCAGCACGACCTGGCACGCCGCACACACGAGTTCGCCGAGAACGTGGTCCGGCCGGTCGCTGCCGAATACGACCAGCGCCAGGAGTTTCCGTGGCCGGTCCTCGAGGAGGCGGCGACGCAGGGCTTCTACAGCCCGCTGTTCTACCGCGACCTCATCGGCGATCCGACCGGCCTCTCCCTGCCGATGTTCATGGAGGAGTTGTTCTGGGGCTGCGCCGGGATCGGCCTGGCCGTGGTGATGCCCGCCCTCGCCCTCTCGGCGATCGGCCAGGCGGCGTCACCGGAACAGATGCTGCAATGGGCACCGGAATGCTTCGGTACGCCAGGCGATCTCAAACTCGCCGCCCTGGCCATCTCCGAACCCGAGGGCGGCAGCGACGTGCGCAATCTCCGGACCACCGCCCGCCGCGACGGTTCCGGGCCGGACGCCGACTGGATCATCAACGGCCACAAGATGTGGATCGGCAACGGCGGCATCGCCAACGTCCACGTCGTCAACGCCGTCGTCGACCAGGAGCTCGGGCACAAGGGTCAGGCGCTGTTCATCGTGCCGGGCGGCACCCCCGGCTTGGAGCTGGTCCGCAAGCTCGACAAGCTCGGCTGCCGGGCATCGCACACCGCCGAGCTCAAGTTCAACGACGTCCGAGTCCCTGCGGCCAACCTTCTCGGCGGACAGGAGCGGCTCGAGCACAAACTCGCCAAGGCGCGCGAGGCGATCGAGGGCGGCACCCGTTCCGGCTCCGCCACGCTTGGAACCTTCGAGCAGACACGACCGATGGTGGCCGCCCAGGCCCTCGGAATCGCGCGGGCCGCACTGGAATACGCCACCGACTACGCCAACCGGCGCGAAGCGTTCGGCGCGCCGATCATCGACAACCAGGGCATCGCGTTCCCGCTCGCTGATCTCGCCACCGCCATCGACGCCGCACGCCTGCTCACCTGGCGCGCCTCGTGGATGGCCGCCAGTGGTATCCGGTTCGAGCGCGGTGAGGGGTCGATGTCGAAGCTGGCCGCCAGCGAGGTCGCGGTGCGGACCACCGAACGCGCCATCCAGACCATGGGCGGCTGGGGCTACGTCAAGGACCACCCCGTCGAGAAGTGGTATCGGGACGCCAAGCTGTACACCATCTTCGAGGGCACCAGCGAGATCCAGCGCATCGTCATCTCCAACGCCCTCGGCGCCGCCGCCGGTAAGCCGCCCCTGCACGTCGACCTCGAACCCACCGGTGGACCCTTCAACCGGATGTTCGGTCGCGGAACGCCGGCACGTACCCAGGCCGGCAGCGCCGCGCTCGCGATGAAGGACCGCATTCCTGCCCCGATCATGCGGTTGGCGATGAAGGTGTTGCAGCCTCCGCGCAAATGA
- a CDS encoding flavin reductase family protein gives MEAFEKLVSNLDYPMYVVTTRAGEERSGCLVGFTSQVSIGPPRFLVGLSEKNHTYRVARHATHLAVHLLPRRHRELARLFGSETGDHVDKFSRCGWRQGPHGMPILDDAAGWFVGEVLNRYALGDHVGFLLEPVDGDAPDSFEQLVTFSDVRDLEPGHEA, from the coding sequence ATGGAAGCCTTCGAGAAGCTCGTCTCCAACCTCGACTACCCGATGTACGTCGTCACCACCCGCGCGGGCGAAGAGCGCTCGGGCTGCCTGGTCGGGTTCACCAGCCAGGTGAGTATCGGGCCGCCACGGTTCCTTGTCGGGCTGTCGGAGAAGAACCACACCTATCGGGTGGCCCGCCACGCGACACACCTGGCCGTCCATCTGCTGCCACGACGACACCGCGAACTGGCGCGGTTGTTCGGCAGCGAGACCGGCGATCACGTGGACAAGTTCAGCCGATGCGGGTGGCGGCAGGGTCCGCACGGGATGCCGATCCTCGACGATGCGGCGGGCTGGTTCGTCGGTGAGGTACTCAACCGCTACGCCCTCGGCGACCATGTCGGCTTCCTGTTGGAGCCCGTCGACGGAGACGCCCCCGACTCGTTCGAGCAGCTCGTGACCTTTTCCGATGTTCGAGACCTGGAGCCCGGACACGAAGCGTGA
- a CDS encoding PPOX class F420-dependent oxidoreductase, whose amino-acid sequence MARKYATADAVDLPELLEFVRPRHRMVLTTFRSDGSLQSSPVTGGVDDQGRIVIASYPQRAKSVNIRRTPRASITVLSDEFNGAYVQVDGDAEVIDLPDAVEPLVDYFRSISGEHPDWDEYRHAMVDQGKCLIRVTPTRWGPVATGGFPPEQQ is encoded by the coding sequence ATGGCCAGAAAGTACGCGACCGCCGACGCTGTCGACCTGCCTGAGCTGCTGGAGTTCGTAAGACCGCGACATCGCATGGTGCTCACCACATTTCGATCGGACGGCTCCTTGCAGAGTTCGCCGGTGACGGGTGGCGTTGACGATCAGGGCCGCATCGTGATCGCGAGCTATCCGCAGCGGGCCAAGTCCGTCAACATCCGGCGCACGCCACGTGCGAGCATCACCGTGCTGTCCGACGAGTTCAACGGAGCCTACGTCCAGGTCGACGGCGATGCCGAGGTAATCGACCTGCCGGACGCCGTCGAACCGCTCGTCGACTACTTCCGCTCCATCTCCGGCGAGCATCCCGACTGGGATGAGTACCGACACGCGATGGTCGATCAGGGCAAGTGTCTGATTCGCGTCACACCGACGCGGTGGGGTCCCGTCGCCACCGGGGGATTCCCGCCAGAACAGCAGTAG
- a CDS encoding glycosyltransferase family 4 protein produces the protein MRIALLSYRSKTHCGGQGVYVRHLSRGLVELGHDVEVFSGQPYPEGLDPRVRLTKVPSLDLYREPDPFRIPWPNEIKTTIDLRELLTTWTAGFPEPKTFSLRAARVLAERRDDFDVVHDNQCLGSGLLKIADIGLPVVATVHHPITRDRVLDVAAAPWWRKPLVRRWYGFAEMQKDVARRIPELLTVSSTSAADIAEDFGVTPSQLHVVPLGVDTELFKPAERRVRNRIIAIASADVPLKGVAHLLNAVARLRVERDLELQLVAKLEPNGPTEKLIAELGISDIVHSSSGLTDSELADLLASAEVACIPSLYEGFSLPAVEAMASGTPIVASRAGALPEVVGADGECARLVTPADVDELTRVLGELLDSPLELRRLGANGRQRALDVFSWESVAAQTVAVYEQACERVAKC, from the coding sequence ATGCGCATCGCTCTGTTGTCGTACCGGAGTAAGACCCATTGCGGAGGGCAGGGGGTCTACGTCCGCCACCTGTCCCGCGGGCTCGTCGAGCTCGGCCATGACGTCGAGGTGTTCTCCGGCCAGCCGTACCCCGAGGGCCTCGATCCGCGGGTGCGCCTGACCAAGGTGCCCAGCCTCGACCTCTACCGCGAGCCGGACCCGTTCCGCATTCCGTGGCCCAACGAGATCAAGACGACCATCGATCTTCGCGAGCTGCTGACGACCTGGACCGCGGGCTTCCCGGAGCCGAAGACCTTCAGCCTGCGTGCCGCCCGCGTGCTGGCCGAGCGCCGCGACGACTTCGACGTGGTCCACGACAACCAGTGCCTCGGCTCTGGTCTGCTGAAGATCGCCGACATCGGACTGCCGGTGGTGGCGACGGTGCACCATCCGATCACCAGGGACCGCGTGCTGGACGTCGCGGCGGCACCGTGGTGGCGCAAGCCATTGGTGCGCCGCTGGTACGGATTCGCCGAGATGCAGAAGGACGTGGCGCGACGGATCCCCGAGCTGCTGACCGTCTCTTCGACGTCGGCCGCCGACATCGCCGAGGACTTCGGTGTGACGCCGAGCCAGCTGCACGTCGTTCCGCTGGGCGTCGACACCGAACTGTTCAAACCTGCGGAGCGACGGGTGCGTAACCGCATCATCGCGATCGCAAGTGCCGACGTGCCGCTCAAGGGCGTCGCGCATCTGCTGAACGCCGTCGCGCGGCTGCGCGTCGAACGCGACCTCGAACTGCAGCTCGTCGCCAAGCTCGAACCCAACGGCCCGACCGAGAAGCTGATCGCGGAGCTCGGCATCTCCGACATCGTCCACAGTTCGAGCGGACTCACCGATTCCGAACTCGCCGACCTGCTGGCGTCGGCCGAAGTCGCCTGCATCCCTTCGCTTTACGAGGGCTTCTCGCTGCCTGCGGTGGAGGCGATGGCCAGCGGCACACCGATCGTCGCAAGCCGTGCGGGCGCGCTGCCCGAGGTGGTCGGCGCTGACGGTGAATGTGCGCGGTTGGTGACCCCTGCCGACGTCGACGAGCTGACCAGGGTGCTCGGCGAACTCCTCGACTCGCCGCTGGAGCTGCGCAGGCTGGGCGCCAACGGCCGCCAGCGTGCGCTGGACGTGTTCAGCTGGGAATCCGTTGCGGCGCAGACGGTGGCGGTGTACGAGCAGGCATGTGAGCGGGTCGCGAAATGCTGA
- a CDS encoding class I SAM-dependent methyltransferase: protein MLTVDYDRLGVGAGTKVIDVGCGAGRHTFEAYRRGADVIGFDQNVEDLNNVDEILKAMKDKGEVPASAKAEVVKGDALDLPYDDGTFDCVIASEILEHVPEDDRAIAELVRVLKPGGALAITVPRWLPEKVCWILSDEYHANEGGHIRIYKADALRDKVLAHGLTLTGTHHAHALHAPYWWLKCAVGTEKSDHPAVQAYHKLLVWDMMSRPWLTRTAESVLNPLIGKSVAMYFKKPVVPVAVS from the coding sequence ATGCTGACCGTCGACTATGACCGGCTCGGTGTCGGCGCGGGCACGAAGGTGATCGACGTCGGCTGCGGCGCGGGCAGGCACACCTTCGAGGCGTACCGGCGCGGCGCCGACGTCATCGGCTTCGATCAGAACGTCGAGGATCTCAACAACGTCGACGAGATCCTGAAGGCCATGAAGGACAAGGGCGAGGTCCCGGCGTCGGCCAAGGCCGAGGTCGTCAAGGGCGACGCGCTGGACCTGCCGTACGACGACGGCACGTTCGACTGCGTCATCGCGTCGGAGATCCTCGAGCACGTTCCCGAGGACGACCGGGCGATCGCGGAACTCGTCCGAGTCCTCAAACCCGGTGGTGCACTGGCGATCACGGTGCCGCGGTGGCTGCCCGAGAAGGTGTGCTGGATTCTGTCCGACGAGTACCACGCCAACGAGGGCGGGCACATCAGGATCTACAAGGCCGACGCGCTGCGGGACAAGGTGCTCGCCCACGGCCTGACACTCACCGGCACCCACCATGCGCATGCGCTGCACGCCCCGTACTGGTGGCTGAAATGCGCTGTCGGAACTGAGAAGTCGGATCACCCAGCGGTGCAGGCGTATCACAAGCTGCTGGTGTGGGACATGATGAGCCGACCCTGGCTCACGCGGACGGCGGAGTCGGTGCTGAACCCGCTGATCGGCAAGAGCGTCGCGATGTATTTCAAGAAACCGGTGGTACCTGTTGCTGTCTCCTAA
- a CDS encoding prenyltransferase/squalene oxidase repeat-containing protein encodes MPGVPGVLTPAQCRQTARSIADTQESSGAIPWFEGGHTDPWDHVENAMALTAAGLLEPARGAFEWCRNMQRPDGSWPIQVRNGVIEDANSDSNFCAYIATGVWHHVLITEDRRFAETMWPVVTKAVDFVLDMQFSGGEIAWARSPSGLENEALLTGCASIYHSLRCALALADYFDDPQPEWELAVGRLGHVIAEHPDAFVTKDRWSMEWYYPVLGGAVRGAAARTRIDERWDDFVVPGLGIRCVDDRPWVTGAETCELVMALDAIGDTARAHAQFAAMHHLREEDGSYWTGLVYADGKRWPVERTTWTGAAMILAADALSRTTAASGIFRGADLPRGLEGEYDCECATSDR; translated from the coding sequence GTGCCCGGCGTGCCCGGTGTTCTGACGCCGGCGCAATGCCGTCAGACCGCCCGATCGATCGCCGACACGCAGGAGTCCTCTGGAGCCATTCCGTGGTTCGAGGGCGGTCACACCGATCCCTGGGACCACGTCGAGAACGCGATGGCACTGACGGCCGCCGGACTTCTCGAGCCCGCGCGCGGCGCATTCGAGTGGTGCCGCAATATGCAACGGCCCGACGGCTCGTGGCCCATCCAGGTGCGCAACGGCGTCATCGAGGATGCCAACAGCGACAGTAACTTCTGCGCCTACATCGCGACCGGCGTCTGGCACCACGTGCTGATCACCGAGGACCGGCGGTTCGCCGAGACGATGTGGCCCGTCGTCACCAAGGCCGTCGACTTCGTGCTCGACATGCAGTTCAGCGGCGGCGAAATCGCTTGGGCCAGAAGCCCGTCGGGCCTGGAGAACGAAGCGCTGCTGACCGGATGTGCCAGCATCTACCACAGCCTCCGGTGTGCGCTGGCGCTCGCGGACTACTTCGACGATCCGCAGCCGGAGTGGGAACTTGCGGTCGGCCGGCTCGGACACGTGATCGCCGAGCATCCCGACGCCTTCGTGACGAAGGACCGTTGGTCGATGGAGTGGTACTACCCGGTGCTGGGTGGCGCCGTGCGTGGCGCTGCCGCGCGGACACGCATCGACGAACGCTGGGACGACTTCGTCGTGCCCGGGCTCGGTATCCGTTGCGTGGACGACCGGCCGTGGGTCACCGGAGCCGAAACCTGTGAGCTGGTAATGGCATTGGACGCCATCGGCGACACCGCCCGGGCACACGCGCAGTTCGCCGCGATGCACCACTTGCGCGAAGAGGACGGGTCGTACTGGACCGGTCTGGTGTATGCCGACGGCAAGCGGTGGCCCGTCGAGCGCACCACGTGGACCGGTGCGGCGATGATCCTCGCGGCCGACGCGTTGTCGCGCACGACGGCGGCCAGTGGCATCTTCCGCGGCGCGGACCTGCCCCGCGGTCTCGAGGGCGAGTACGACTGCGAGTGCGCGACCAGCGATCGCTAG
- a CDS encoding class I SAM-dependent methyltransferase, whose product MSVTETALPEAAARLFALADRVTGFMPADEGRALYDTAVRYLGDGIGVEIGTYCGKSTVLLGAAAQQSGGVIYTIDHHHGSEEHQPGWEYHDESMVDPVTGLFDTLPTLRHTLDAAGVDDHVVAIVGRSTTVARGWRTPLRFLFIDGGHTEEAAQRDFDGWARWVEVGGALVIHDVFPNPDDGGQAPYHVYRRALDTGDFREVSATGSMRVLERMSGVPGEDL is encoded by the coding sequence ATGAGCGTTACTGAAACCGCCCTCCCCGAGGCCGCCGCCCGCCTGTTCGCACTCGCCGACCGGGTGACCGGTTTCATGCCCGCCGACGAGGGGCGCGCGCTGTACGACACCGCCGTCCGGTATCTGGGCGACGGCATCGGCGTCGAGATCGGTACGTACTGCGGCAAGTCGACGGTCCTGCTCGGCGCTGCGGCCCAACAGAGCGGCGGTGTCATCTACACCATCGATCATCACCACGGCTCCGAGGAGCATCAGCCGGGTTGGGAGTACCACGACGAGTCGATGGTCGATCCGGTGACCGGACTGTTCGACACGCTGCCGACGCTGCGGCACACACTCGACGCCGCCGGGGTAGACGATCACGTCGTCGCGATCGTCGGCCGCTCGACGACGGTGGCCCGTGGATGGCGAACTCCGTTGCGGTTCTTGTTCATCGACGGTGGCCACACCGAGGAGGCCGCGCAGCGCGACTTCGACGGCTGGGCGCGGTGGGTGGAGGTCGGCGGCGCGCTGGTCATCCATGACGTGTTCCCGAATCCGGACGACGGCGGCCAGGCGCCGTACCACGTCTACCGCAGGGCGCTGGACACCGGCGACTTCCGCGAGGTGTCGGCGACGGGGTCGATGCGGGTGCTGGAGCGCATGTCCGGCGTGCCCGGGGAAGACCTGTGA
- a CDS encoding TetR/AcrR family transcriptional regulator — translation MSDATLESTRRRLTAKQADTVDRLGRAAVELLHRDGFAALTVRRVAAEAGVGAATAYTYFSSKEHLVAEVFWRRLAASPPAAHDSGDPATRVIEVLRHIALLVADEPEFAGAVTTALLGKDPDVEALRLRIGRDIRDRLTLALGPGIDPDVIDSLELLYAGALVRSGMGYASYAEIAERLEKSARLILR, via the coding sequence GTGTCCGACGCGACCTTGGAGTCGACTCGGCGCCGTCTGACCGCCAAGCAGGCTGACACTGTTGATCGTCTGGGCAGGGCCGCGGTCGAGCTCCTTCACCGAGATGGTTTCGCCGCTCTGACCGTGCGTCGGGTGGCCGCCGAAGCGGGTGTCGGAGCAGCGACGGCCTACACCTACTTCTCGTCGAAGGAGCACCTGGTCGCCGAGGTGTTCTGGCGCAGGCTCGCCGCGTCCCCACCCGCCGCACACGACTCCGGTGACCCGGCTACGCGCGTCATCGAGGTGCTCCGCCACATCGCGCTGTTGGTCGCCGACGAGCCGGAGTTCGCGGGCGCGGTGACCACCGCGCTGTTGGGTAAGGACCCCGACGTGGAGGCGCTGCGGTTGCGTATCGGGCGCGACATCCGCGACCGGTTAACCCTGGCGCTCGGGCCGGGTATCGATCCGGACGTCATCGACTCGTTGGAGTTGCTGTACGCCGGCGCGCTGGTCCGCAGCGGGATGGGCTATGCGTCGTACGCGGAAATCGCTGAGCGACTGGAGAAGTCGGCGCGGCTGATCCTGCGCTAG
- a CDS encoding TetR/AcrR family transcriptional regulator: MTTALNQGVRDSQSGDTPDPFRDRLLDGMAASIIERGFRDTTVADIVRHARTSKRTFYERFASKEECLIELLRRNNEILIANIRNAVDPEADWQEQIHQAVNAYVGHIEARPEVTLSWIRELPALGAVAQPLHRQAMEHLTDMLVELSDSPGFRRAHIAPLSRPLALIVLGGLRELTALFVEDGRDVRGITDHAITAATAILGPR; this comes from the coding sequence ATGACGACTGCGCTCAACCAAGGTGTGCGTGATTCGCAGTCGGGTGACACCCCTGACCCGTTCCGCGACCGGTTACTGGACGGCATGGCCGCATCGATCATCGAGCGCGGATTTCGCGACACCACCGTCGCCGACATCGTCCGGCACGCCCGCACCTCCAAGCGCACCTTCTACGAGCGGTTCGCCAGCAAGGAAGAGTGCCTGATCGAGCTGCTCCGCCGGAACAACGAGATCCTGATCGCAAACATCCGCAACGCCGTCGACCCCGAGGCGGACTGGCAGGAGCAGATCCACCAGGCCGTCAACGCCTACGTGGGCCACATCGAAGCCAGGCCCGAGGTGACGCTGAGCTGGATCCGTGAGCTTCCCGCACTTGGCGCCGTGGCCCAGCCGCTGCATCGGCAGGCCATGGAACACCTGACCGACATGCTGGTCGAGCTCAGCGACAGCCCCGGGTTCCGGCGTGCGCACATCGCGCCGCTGTCGCGCCCGCTGGCGCTGATCGTGTTGGGCGGTCTGCGTGAACTGACCGCGCTGTTCGTCGAGGACGGTCGAGATGTACGCGGCATCACCGACCACGCGATCACTGCGGCGACGGCGATCCTCGGCCCACGCTAG
- a CDS encoding cytochrome P450 produces MTDAATIDTEAPTTQGKMPPVVRLPKAVQGVLLAGFRRRFLSYAQKRYGSVFAINVPFFSHSVVVSDPKLVRQVFLASTDDLINVQPNLSRIFGPGSVFALDGTEHRARRKLLAPPFHGQSIKNYEKIIEEETLRESANWPEGKEFRTLEPMNRITLSVILRAVFGADGAELDYLREIIPPWAELGSRMATLPEPSFNTTRYSPWGRLTEFRRNFDRTVFALIDKARSDPRFEERTDILALLLRSTYEDGTPMSDQDVSDELLTLLGAGHETTASTLGWAFERLRRHPDILAKLVEENDAGGNEYRQAFIQELQRNRTVIDFSGRHVLAPHFDLGEWRIPRGYTVMLALAHVHADPEVFPDPERLDPDRFLNTRTPTAWVPFGGGTRRCIGAAFANAELDVVLRTILREFVIETDNAPDEKVHFRGIAFTPKAGGLVTLRRR; encoded by the coding sequence ATGACTGACGCAGCGACCATCGACACCGAAGCCCCGACGACCCAGGGGAAGATGCCGCCCGTCGTGCGCCTGCCCAAGGCGGTCCAAGGAGTCCTGCTGGCAGGCTTCCGCCGACGGTTCCTGAGCTACGCGCAGAAGCGCTACGGCTCCGTGTTCGCCATCAACGTGCCGTTCTTCAGTCACAGCGTGGTGGTTTCGGATCCGAAGCTCGTGCGGCAGGTCTTCCTGGCGAGCACGGACGACCTGATCAACGTCCAGCCGAACCTCAGCCGGATCTTCGGACCGGGTTCGGTCTTCGCGCTGGACGGCACGGAGCACCGGGCGCGCCGCAAACTGCTCGCGCCGCCCTTCCACGGCCAGAGCATCAAGAACTACGAGAAGATCATCGAAGAGGAGACGCTGCGCGAGAGTGCAAACTGGCCGGAGGGCAAGGAGTTTCGCACGCTCGAGCCGATGAACCGAATCACGCTCAGCGTGATCCTGCGCGCTGTGTTCGGTGCCGACGGCGCTGAACTGGACTACCTGCGCGAGATCATCCCGCCGTGGGCCGAACTCGGTTCGCGGATGGCGACGCTGCCGGAGCCGTCGTTCAACACGACCCGCTACAGCCCGTGGGGCCGGCTCACCGAGTTCCGCCGCAACTTCGACCGAACGGTCTTCGCGCTGATCGACAAGGCGAGGTCCGATCCGCGGTTCGAGGAACGCACCGACATCCTCGCGCTGCTGTTGCGCAGCACTTATGAGGACGGCACGCCGATGTCGGATCAGGACGTCTCCGACGAGTTGCTGACGCTGCTGGGTGCGGGCCACGAAACCACCGCATCGACGTTGGGCTGGGCATTCGAGCGGCTGCGTCGCCACCCCGACATCCTCGCCAAGCTGGTGGAGGAGAACGACGCGGGCGGCAACGAGTACCGCCAGGCCTTCATCCAGGAGTTGCAGCGCAACCGCACGGTGATCGACTTCTCCGGACGCCATGTGCTGGCACCACATTTCGACCTCGGCGAGTGGCGGATTCCGCGCGGCTACACCGTGATGCTCGCGCTTGCCCACGTGCACGCCGATCCCGAGGTGTTTCCCGATCCCGAACGGTTGGACCCCGACCGGTTCCTGAACACCAGGACGCCGACGGCGTGGGTGCCGTTCGGCGGTGGCACGCGCAGGTGCATCGGGGCGGCGTTCGCCAACGCCGAGCTGGACGTGGTGCTGCGAACGATCTTGCGGGAGTTCGTGATCGAGACCGATAACGCCCCCGACGAGAAGGTTCACTTCCGCGGTATCGCCTTCACCCCGAAGGCCGGCGGGCTGGTCACACTGCGTCGACGGTGA
- a CDS encoding YiiD C-terminal domain-containing protein, which produces MSLVDMMNDGMAATIPAAHKLGIKAAEARRGFAAATVPLAENGNHFGVVYAGVQFAVAEILGGIIAIASFDPTKYYPLVKKVDIEFVGMARSDLRAEASLADDEVRRVETEASENGKADFALEAVVRDEAGQTVAVTRGLYQLRAHGK; this is translated from the coding sequence ATGAGTCTCGTCGACATGATGAACGACGGGATGGCGGCGACCATCCCCGCGGCGCACAAGTTGGGTATCAAGGCGGCTGAGGCGCGTCGCGGGTTCGCGGCCGCCACTGTGCCGTTGGCGGAGAACGGCAACCACTTCGGCGTCGTGTACGCCGGCGTCCAGTTCGCGGTGGCCGAGATCCTCGGCGGGATCATCGCGATCGCGAGCTTCGATCCCACCAAGTACTACCCGCTGGTGAAGAAGGTCGACATCGAGTTCGTCGGGATGGCTCGTTCGGATCTGCGGGCCGAAGCGTCCCTCGCGGACGACGAAGTGCGCCGCGTCGAAACCGAAGCCTCGGAAAACGGAAAGGCCGACTTCGCGCTGGAGGCGGTGGTCCGTGACGAAGCCGGCCAGACCGTGGCCGTCACCCGTGGGCTCTATCAGTTACGGGCCCACGGGAAATAG
- the msrA gene encoding peptide-methionine (S)-S-oxide reductase MsrA — protein sequence MSEYKKAILAGGCFWGMQDLIRKQPGIVSTRVGYTGGENDHPTYRNHPGHAEAIEIIYDPAQTDYRALLEFFFQIHDPTTKNRQGNDVGTSYRSAIFYLDDEQKRTADDTIADVDASGLWPGKVVTEVTPASEFWEAEPEHQDYLERYPNGYTCHFPRAGWKLPKRETV from the coding sequence ATGAGTGAGTACAAGAAGGCGATTCTGGCGGGCGGCTGCTTCTGGGGCATGCAGGACCTGATCCGCAAGCAGCCCGGCATCGTCAGCACCCGGGTCGGTTACACCGGTGGCGAGAACGACCACCCGACGTACCGCAACCATCCCGGCCATGCCGAGGCCATCGAGATCATCTACGACCCCGCGCAGACCGACTACCGCGCGCTGCTCGAGTTCTTCTTCCAGATCCACGATCCGACGACCAAGAACCGGCAGGGCAACGATGTCGGCACCAGCTACCGGTCGGCGATCTTCTATCTCGACGACGAACAGAAGCGCACCGCGGACGACACCATCGCCGACGTCGACGCGTCGGGGCTGTGGCCGGGCAAGGTCGTCACGGAAGTGACTCCCGCAAGCGAGTTCTGGGAGGCCGAGCCCGAGCACCAGGATTATCTGGAGCGCTATCCGAACGGCTACACCTGCCACTTCCCGCGGGCCGGCTGGAAGCTGCCCAAGCGGGAGACCGTCTGA
- the msrB gene encoding peptide-methionine (R)-S-oxide reductase MsrB produces the protein MTQQYNKNPAAVAALSPERYHVTQENGTERPFTGEYWDNHEPGIYVDVVSGEPLFASVDKFDSGTGWPSFTRPVDPANVVEKRDFSHLMIRTEVRSANGDSHLGHVFNDGPRSEGGLRYCINSASLKFIHLDDLDAAGYGEYKKLFTNQEAQA, from the coding sequence ATGACGCAGCAATACAACAAGAATCCCGCCGCGGTGGCCGCCTTGTCGCCAGAGCGGTACCACGTCACGCAGGAGAACGGCACCGAGCGGCCGTTCACCGGTGAGTACTGGGACAACCACGAACCCGGCATCTACGTCGACGTGGTGTCCGGCGAACCGCTGTTCGCGTCGGTCGACAAGTTCGACAGCGGCACCGGCTGGCCGAGCTTCACCCGGCCCGTCGACCCGGCCAACGTGGTGGAGAAGCGCGACTTCTCCCACCTGATGATCCGCACCGAGGTCCGGTCCGCCAACGGCGACAGCCATCTCGGTCATGTGTTCAACGACGGGCCGCGGTCCGAGGGTGGGTTGCGCTACTGCATCAACTCCGCTTCGCTGAAGTTCATCCACCTCGACGATCTCGACGCCGCGGGTTACGGCGAATACAAGAAGCTGTTCACGAACCAGGAGGCACAGGCATGA